The following is a genomic window from Lates calcarifer isolate ASB-BC8 unplaced genomic scaffold, TLL_Latcal_v3 _unitig_1517_quiver_1756, whole genome shotgun sequence.
TTTCCATTTTAGCTGCGTGCACCCACGTGGTGGTCATGCAGCTCTCGACAGGTGGGCAGAACTCGACATAACAGCTATAGATCATCATTCAGCTCTGCGTTGGCTTTTTACTATCTGGTTCACTTCAGACACAACTTAAAAATGATGTATCTATTtgttataaatattattttaaatatgctCACTGATTACATATGTGTCTTCCCTCTTGTGCAGGActctggagaaaaacaaaaagaaaggcAAGATCTTTTAAAGACAGTCGGCAGGACCACCCAACTcgagttgtttttgtttgccaaCGTTGCCGGTCAGGACGCCAGTGTGTGGCACTGACATCgccctcctactcctcctcttcctattcctcctcctcctcttcctcctcctcctcttcctctggccCTGCTCTGTCTGCCAGCACAGCTGTGCTCCTGCTCCCACCCACTAGAGGTGGGCACTGGGGGTATTTGTGGGTATGtgaggggggggtggggtgggtggagAAAGGTCTGCATGTACAGTCAGAACCGCCACCACGGAGCCCCCAGCCCCCTTGCTGCCTCGGGACTCATCATCATTAAAGAATGTGTTTACtataacagcagaaaaaaataacccCATTTTAGAAAGGCCAAAcccatattattattttaattattattattattgatgttattattattattgttgttgttataactAAATACTGTCCTCGCCCCAACCTGctgctctctttttcccccctcccaAGGTTGCTTTTAAATGACTGATGTGTACAGTTTTATGGAGagcaaagacaaataaaataccCATGAGTCATGTCTGACTGTTGTACAATCATGTTCTGGTGAATTATAGTTGTTTACaggaaaaaatgacagtaaCAGTATATGAACATTAACCTGATCTTCTGTCATGTATTAAAGTAAGAAGAGGACAAGGCATTAACtaatcctttttgttttgtttttgagtgtcAACAGTTAACCCTCCTCCTGTGAGTGCGACAGCCTGAAATGAAATGGTGTCAATAGAAAAACCTGAAACCAAGAAAAACGATAAAAATGCACCTTGGGCCTTTttatagataaaaaaaatatggctAAAGCttctttttctgaaatgtaacgctttctttttcctcttgtgtttttcgCTATCTCCACTAGCCTTGGACCACCATTTATAATGTCATTAAGTGTTATATTTCactttagtttatttttatatatataccGAGCCAGCTGAAGTAATAACTTCTTTTGTATGTTTAGAGAATTCTCAGAGACTTGACAGCAGCGTCCACtgtttgacttaaaaaaaaaagatttaaaaacacactttcacataCAACAGTGATCCTGGACGtgttggaaaaaaaactctgcGGAACTGATGAGTGGGAAATGAAGAGTCGACACCGCAATTTGCTTTGGCTATGTACTCCAtctatgtatttttaattttatttttcatttgtattgtACAAAGTCACTTAATAAACCTGTGATGATATTGAGGAGTGAGATGGTTTTATTATGGAGAATGATgtagacttttattgtgaagtagTACATGACACTTTTTATATCATTGAAAATATCACTGTTAAATTAGTTGTAGTGATCATTTAATATTTCCAATGTTTTTCACCGCTTTGTTTTCCCACTAGATGTCGCTGGTTGCCTTAAAGTGTTTGCCAACATTGCCAAACTCCACTGTTAgatgttacatttttatgaaacgatgacagactgacaaaacaaacaaccaaaaaaacctttctgtcagtctgaaatgaaaaaagcaaaacaatatcGTTTTCCTCAGTAATCTTCAGTCCTCTCTGCAGCTCACTGGGCTCCTGTTGTGATGAAATCAGCTGTTACCAGgcagatttgaaatgaaatgatgctGAATACTTAATATAAATCCTTACCTTGTTCATCAAAGCTCCTTCTACCATCAGACCCACAAAGGTTTGAAATTTGTGCCCTGGGAatgaaacagataaaacagcTATTATGTAAATGTCATTTACTGATCTGtacaaaataatgcaaaaataatgttaatacTTACGTTTACGAGCTGTCTGCACTTTTGCTGTTTGGAGGGaagaaataacataaaacatgaacataagAACAGTTTATTGGTGTGATGCAGTGTGGCATTAAAGAGCCCTACCAGAGTCTTTCTTCCCCATGAGTCCGAGGTATTGGCGTGGTCCTGGTTTTCTGATCATTCTCACTAATATATCTTGGATTACTTCAGGGTTTGTCCATTTATTctaagaaaagagagacagaatgtAAAGATagagactctctctctctctgtctctacctATTCAAATTATTCTCAATTTCCACCAGTAACTGAGTCAAAGAAATCATTTTTCCAAGAGCTTTTAAACCGAAACACAAATATTATTAGTAGTAATTGTTTGTTTCAGCGAAGATTTTatggaaatgaaaatggcaTGGAAATATaaattgtttttggtttttaaattatttttcataaatGGTCATTTCTAATTAATTCACATATGCAGTTAAGTTAAGTCTTACCTCCTCGCTGCCTTCTCTCCAGCTGTCATCATCCATATCTTGACAGAACACATTTGTCAGGAGCAACACGAGTATCAGAACAACTTTAACTATCTCCATCGTTTGCAAACCGGTGCGTAATTTCACCCAAATCCCTTCGCATAAAAGTATAAAAGCTGAATC
Proteins encoded in this region:
- the LOC108889314 gene encoding protachykinin-like; its protein translation is IWVKLRTGLQTMEIVKVVLILVLLLTNVFCQDMDDDSWREGSEENKWTNPEVIQDILVRMIRKPGPRQYLGLMGKKDSAKVQTARKRHKFQTFVGL